The nucleotide window ATCATCAATATAAAAAGCGCCAAGAAGGATTTCAATCAGGTGAAGTAGGAACAGGACGGAAAACGGCTACAACTGCTACACCTGGTATAGAAACGAGTGGAGCCCGATCAAATCACCGAAATGCAGGGGGGAGAATACCCCACAAAAACAAGTATCAGGGAACAATCCAGGGCAACAAGCTACGGGTAAAGGTGGGAAAAATGCGGCCGCAGTATTGGCAGCAGGAACATCCCCACGCTCAGCTTCACGAAATGCTGGTGGTGCTATTGTGCATTTAGATGATTACAAAAGTGGAAAAGGTGAAGAGGCTAGTAAGAGTAGAAGTAATACTAATCAGGCGGCTCGAAATTCTAATCGAGAAGCTAGAAAAAACGAAGAGGTTAAACCTTCCTCTCACCGTAGTCCGTCAGGAAGAATGGACAGTAAAAATGAAGTAGCTGCTTCAAGAGAAAAACATCTCACTCAATGGGAAGCTCAACAACAGATTAAATCGCGAAATGCCAATCCACCTACTGAAAATGTAAAGAGATCAGAAAGTAGAGACCCAAGTGCCAAACAACGAAAATGATGTTGGAGAAAAGCATTATGTCGCAATTACATTTCATTTCATGAACAATGACTTGTTTCATTGCGTCGCAACTGCTTTTAGAAAGGGGAGAGCTTATGCAAGGTGTTTTGGAGAAAGGTGTAAAAGTTGCTAAAACCATAGCCGTTCTTAAAAACCCACTTACTTGGATAATTGCTGGTATCCTTCTTCTTCTCACACCTATTTTCGGAATTGCTTTATTTATTTCTATTAGCCTGGGTGGAGAGAATCAATTCGAATCGGGGATATCAGGAGAAGGAGCCGGAGGAACAGCGGAAGTATCAGCAGAAGCTTTACGATATGAGCCTCTTATACGGAAATATGCAGAAGAATATGGGGTTGGTGAATATGTAGGCCTTATCCTGGCTCTTATCCAACAAGAGTCAGGGGGAAGACATTTAGATGTGATGCAATCCTCAGAGTCAATCGGACTTCCTCCCGGAGCCATTACCGACCCTGAATATTCTATTCAAATTGGTGTGAAATATTTTGCCGAAGTGATGAAGCAAGCCAAAGGCGATATTAAATTAGCCTTGCAGTCGTACAATTTCGGAAATGGATTCATTGGCTACGCCTTGGAACGCGGGGGGTATTCCAAAGAAGTGGCCATGGAATTTAGCCAAATGATGGCTGCTAAATCGGGTTGGCCCCGATACGGAGACGTAAACTATGTTGATCATGTGCTTCGCTATTACAATTCTGGTGAGGGGAGCGTTGCAGTTAAGGGTAACGGTACACAATCGTTTGATGTGGAAGAAGTTCATCATATTATGAGGGAGTTTCTTGGCCTTCCTTATTTGTGGGGAGGCAGAACACCAGCAGCAGGAGGGTTTGATTGTTCGGGGTTAATAGAATATGCTTTTGCACAAGTCGGAATTGATCTGTCTGGAACAGCTCAATCCCAATACAACAAAACGATACCCGTTCCTGAAGATCAAATAAAGCCCGGTGATTTAGTCTTCTTCTCTACCTACAAACCAGGTGCGTCCCATGTTGGAATGTATGTGGGAGATGGGAAATTTATTAATTCGAATAGCGGTGATGGAACGTCCTATTCTTCTGTTGAACAATGGAAAAGCTTCTATCCCTTTTTAGGCTTTAGACGGATTCAGTAATGGAGGTGAGACGTCATAGAACCAAATAAAAAGAAAAATTATATTTTACTAATGCTTGGATTTATTGCTGCTGCTGTTTTTATTGTGTATGCCTTCAGTTTACGAACACAATTACAAGAAGTCAGAGGGAACCAAAGCAACTACGAAGAAAAGATCGCTTCCTTATCATCTATCCAAAACACGGAAGCATTAGAGGTAAACCGGAAATTTCTAACAAACTTTTTCACCTACCAAACGACCGCTGAACGATATAAGAACATTAAGTCTTTCATGACCGATCAGGGATATAAGGCAACCCACCCTTCGGGCATGGAACTTCCGAATTCGGACCAATCAGTTCAATCTTCAATGGTAGGATTAAAGCCTTTTGAATATCAATCTTCAAAAACAGAAGCCGAATTTTTTAATGAATTTAAGCTAAGTACAGAATTTAATAATGTTACCAACACGAAAACAGTCATTGTCAAAACGTTCTTGGTCTATGTGAAAGAGCAAGGCTGGAGAATAGATGATGTTGAGTTTGTCGGACAATTAACAGGTCGAGAATAAAACTCCAATCCATGATAAGGTGTTGGAGTTTTTTACTTAGTCCCCCAAAGCTGCAGACTGTTTCTGGCAATTAACTAATATGTTATTAAGGGAGATAACAATTGAAAGTTATTTTCCAGAGTGGCCCCTCATATAAGGGGTCCTACCAACAAAACGCGGTTACAACGTTAAGGACACAAATGCTGTTATATCAAGGGATTATGAGGTTTGTATCAATAGGAGAAACAACTCAATAACAGCAGTTAAAAGGTTTTAAATATCTCATATACATGTCTCAAAATCCCTTATCGTTGTTAAGTTAAACATTTTTACTTCTTAAAATTGCTTAACGTTGTAAATCGGCATTTTCGGGACTGTACCCCCATTTTCGCTGCTTTATTGAGCTGCCTGTAAGCCTGGATCCGAGTATAATAGGTCTATACCCTTTCCTGCTCGGAAAAAGCCATTCTGTGTCTTCTAGTGAAATATACAAACCATTGTGGACCCCAAAAAAGAGGGAGCAGCATTAAAGCTACTCCCTTTTTCCTAGTTGTTCATAAACTCCTGTAATGTCATGATCTTATCTAAGCCGTACTTATGCATATGATTAGATAAGATCTAGAAATTATGTTTTTTCTTATTATTTAAAATAAGTCTTTATTCCTTCATTAATAATTATTAATCCAATTATTAATGACACTGTTCGTATAACGAATTCTCCTACTAATAAATTTCCTATGACGTGTGTTACATCATAAACATGTCCTGTAATAATAATTGGGGCAACAGTAATTAAAATCCCAACAATAAGATTAATGATTAACAAAATTTTTTTTGGGTTTTTATTATTCATGTTTTATAACTCCTATTATTGTGTATAAATTCTTCCTTCCACATAGCAATATTTGTAGAAATTTGATGAATAGGAAAGATTAAAATTTACTGTTGCTGATGCTCCAACACCAACTGCTACTTCACCACCACCAGAAACGGTAGTAGTACCGTTATTAAAAAAATCTCCATTTACAATGTAAAAAATTCTTGCAGCAGTTTCTAGGTTAGAATAAACAGTGCCACCAAATTGTTTGGAAATTCCATTATAAGATCTATTCATACCAACATTTAAGATCGTAACTATTCCCCAGTAACCTCCTCCTTCACTTGTTTGCGTATAAAACTTCACAGACGGTTTGTATATGGATGTAACAGTAAATGATTGAGTTATTGTACGATATGTAGCTGCTAAAGTAGACACAGAAGATGTGCCTAAAGGAGAAATAGCTGACTCTAATATTTTTGAATTCTGGCTTGACATAAGTTGGTTTGCTGCTTGATTTTCAGATATCCCCTGATCAACTGCGATTTCTTTAACTATTTCATCAAAAGTTAGGACTTCACTAAATTTAGTATTTGGATCGTTTAAATCTATGGTACCACTAGTAGCTTTGTTACTTTTCAATTCATTTGCAAAAGATGGTTGAGCATACATGAAAATAAATCCTAAAGCCAAAACTGACACTAAAAATTTTCTTAACTTCAAAACTATCCCTTCTTTCTTTAAAGTAGACACTATTTTAATAATTAAAATTAATAGATTGAAATAATGTCCACTTAATAATAATCTTTGAATATATGGAAAACAATACATTTATATGAAATAAATGAAAATATTTATTAAAAAATGGAAAATAACATGATTTAATATACAATTATGTCTTATTTAGGCTTTTTTTGTTGGTATCCAACATTTTAGGCAATTATTAAGTTGTTATATACATGTCTCAAAATCCCTTATCGTTGTTAAGTTAAATATTTTTACTTCATAAAATTGCTTAACGTTGTAAATCGGCAATTTCGGGACTGTTCCCCAAAATGGGGGAGACCCATTTTAAGCTTTTAAGCTATTCTCTATTTGTTACAGCTTCCAGTTCTTGAATTTTTTTGTAATTCGATAATCTCCTTCTCTTTTGAAAAAATAATAGAATCCTTCTTTT belongs to Neobacillus sp. OS1-2 and includes:
- a CDS encoding bifunctional lytic transglycosylase/C40 family peptidase; translation: MQGVLEKGVKVAKTIAVLKNPLTWIIAGILLLLTPIFGIALFISISLGGENQFESGISGEGAGGTAEVSAEALRYEPLIRKYAEEYGVGEYVGLILALIQQESGGRHLDVMQSSESIGLPPGAITDPEYSIQIGVKYFAEVMKQAKGDIKLALQSYNFGNGFIGYALERGGYSKEVAMEFSQMMAAKSGWPRYGDVNYVDHVLRYYNSGEGSVAVKGNGTQSFDVEEVHHIMREFLGLPYLWGGRTPAAGGFDCSGLIEYAFAQVGIDLSGTAQSQYNKTIPVPEDQIKPGDLVFFSTYKPGASHVGMYVGDGKFINSNSGDGTSYSSVEQWKSFYPFLGFRRIQ